In Molothrus aeneus isolate 106 chromosome 3, BPBGC_Maene_1.0, whole genome shotgun sequence, a single genomic region encodes these proteins:
- the TDRP gene encoding testis development-related protein isoform X2 — MWKLNKSSKVLLDDSPEEEETRPRGPPPAAAFAAPQVQGASFRGWKEVTSMFNKDDEQQLLAGCKSPKSKGTNLKLKEEMKSEKKPGFWDSLVIKQNVPSRKPDEIEGWEPPQITTADSTSDAATPLSDYTAWSGWEDETKGSTKYTTLASSGNSSRWSIKSAGKLVSIRRQSKGNLTDNWEELE; from the exons ATGTGGAAGCTCAACAAGAGCAGCAAAGTTCTGCTGGACGACTCGCCCGAGGAGGAGGAGACGCGGCCCCGcgggccgccgcccgccgccgccttcGCGGCCCCCCAG GTTCAAGGTGCAAGTTTCCGGGGCTGGAAAGAAGTGACCTCCATGTTCAATAAAGACGATGAACAGCAATTGCTAGCAGGCTGCAAGTCTCCAAAATCCAAAGG AACAAACCTAAAACTAAAGGAAGAGATGAAGTCTGAAAAGAAGCCAGGTTTTTGGGACAGTTTGGTGATAAAGCAGAATGTTCCATCTAGGAAACCAGATGAGATTGAGGGATGGGAACCACCACAGATTACCACTGCTGACTCTACCAGTGATGCAGCAACTCCTTTAAGTGACTATACAGCCTGGTCAGGCTGGGAAGATGAAACCAAAGGCTCCACAAAATACACAACCCTGGCCAGCTCAGGAAACAGCTCCAGGTGGAGTATCAAATCAGCTGGAAAGCTGGTTAGTATTAGACGTCAAAGCAAAGGTAACCTGACTGACAACTGGGAAGAACTAGAATGA
- the TDRP gene encoding testis development-related protein isoform X1 → MWKLNKSSKVLLDDSPEEEETRPRGPPPAAAFAAPQNKDQFLQDEVSSSVSHLATKVQGASFRGWKEVTSMFNKDDEQQLLAGCKSPKSKGTNLKLKEEMKSEKKPGFWDSLVIKQNVPSRKPDEIEGWEPPQITTADSTSDAATPLSDYTAWSGWEDETKGSTKYTTLASSGNSSRWSIKSAGKLVSIRRQSKGNLTDNWEELE, encoded by the exons ATGTGGAAGCTCAACAAGAGCAGCAAAGTTCTGCTGGACGACTCGCCCGAGGAGGAGGAGACGCGGCCCCGcgggccgccgcccgccgccgccttcGCGGCCCCCCAG AATAAAGACCAGTTTCTTCAAGATGAAGTTTCATCTTCAGTGTCACATCTTGCAACAAAG GTTCAAGGTGCAAGTTTCCGGGGCTGGAAAGAAGTGACCTCCATGTTCAATAAAGACGATGAACAGCAATTGCTAGCAGGCTGCAAGTCTCCAAAATCCAAAGG AACAAACCTAAAACTAAAGGAAGAGATGAAGTCTGAAAAGAAGCCAGGTTTTTGGGACAGTTTGGTGATAAAGCAGAATGTTCCATCTAGGAAACCAGATGAGATTGAGGGATGGGAACCACCACAGATTACCACTGCTGACTCTACCAGTGATGCAGCAACTCCTTTAAGTGACTATACAGCCTGGTCAGGCTGGGAAGATGAAACCAAAGGCTCCACAAAATACACAACCCTGGCCAGCTCAGGAAACAGCTCCAGGTGGAGTATCAAATCAGCTGGAAAGCTGGTTAGTATTAGACGTCAAAGCAAAGGTAACCTGACTGACAACTGGGAAGAACTAGAATGA